The following proteins are co-located in the Anas platyrhynchos isolate ZD024472 breed Pekin duck chromosome 1, IASCAAS_PekinDuck_T2T, whole genome shotgun sequence genome:
- the IFNGR2 gene encoding interferon gamma receptor 2: MPWRALLLSFFLLLFILLLLGPARASGEDSSPRLPAPKDVKVYSYNFHNTLRWSPVKVERGVVLYTVHFKTGAFNQWDEMNCTRIARTECSFPLSLNERLWTFILRVRSELGQMTSDWVETDPFVAERDTTIGPPKVNSVIVSSDSLLISVSPPFESKEGTVQYKVSYWENATTATKEEMWVNNALFKIENLKQMTLYCFTIEIELVKYLHEQIPGLQRIPECYRTPMNETTRVVYIITTFTLVGLVLILMIIGLFFLSRHHKTIKYLCQPPLKIPSHIEEYLRDPSMPHLEALENHPEEALPDSYSVLYFEEGSKAYGDTLAEDTRSHSSSSESEVT; encoded by the exons ATGCCGTGGCGGGCGCTGCtcctctccttcttcctccttctcttcatcctcctcctcctcggcccggcccgggctTCGGGTGAAG ACTCTTCTCCACGTTTACCAGCACCCAAGGATGTAAAGGTTTATTCCTATAACTTCCATAACACGCTGAGGTGGTCTCCTGTTAAAGTAGAGAGAGGTGTGGTGTTATATACAGTCCATTTTAAAAC AGGGGCCTTTAACCAGTGGGATGAGATGAACTGCACCCGCATCGCCCGGACTGAGTGCAGTTTCCCCCTGTCACTGAATGAGCGTCTCTGGACGTTTATTTTGCGTGTGAGGTCTGAGCTGGGGCAAATGACTTCTGACTGGGTGGAAACGGATCCATTTGTGGCAGAGAGAGACA cTACCATAGGGCCCCCTAAAGTGAACAGCGTGATCGTAAGCTCTGACTCACTGCTCATTAGCGTCTCACCCCCTTTTGAATCCAAAGAAGGTACTGTCCAGTATAAAGTGTCCTACTGGGAGAATGCAACGACTGCTACTAAAGAA GAGATGTGGGTGAACAATGCACTGTTCAAAATCGAAAATCTAAAGCAAATGACACTTTATTGTTTTACGATTGAAATAGAACTGGTGAAGTATTTACATGAGCAGATCCCTGGACTGCAGAGAATCCCGGAGTGTTACAGAACTCCAATGAATG agacGACCAGAGTTGTGTATATTATAACAACATTTACGTTGGTTGGCCTTGTTTTAATTCTCATGATAATCGGTTTGTTTTTTCTATCGAGACACCACAAAACAATCAAGTATTTGTGTCAGCCACCTTTAAAAATCCCGTCACACATTGAAGAG tatttgagGGACCCTAGCATGCCTCATTTAGAAGCGTTGGAGAACCACCCCGAGGAAGCTCTGCCCGATTCttattctgttttgtattttgaagaaGGAAGCAAAGCGTATGGTGACACTTTGGCTGAAGACACTCGTTCACACAGCAGCTCCAGTGAAAGTGAAGTAACTTAA